In one window of Frigoriglobus tundricola DNA:
- a CDS encoding type 1 glutamine amidotransferase family protein, protein MSRRVLIVLAAFVTLVAPATAGAQDKKPVRLFAEAEDFTVTSPGWTVMPYRDNYYAGTFAVTFLSRMGCLSAPDEIDAGKKAVAEQTITIPYDDTFELLVRYEQPFQFAAEFTVEVEQGGKVVARFPCGRLTDPKIWGLNGHKRVPMHRFEWSGTDNIVWQQPGHVKLAGGAAKLRLIATEQKDGDKPRENIAKRNVDVICLTNDKAGIEAQKKTNYLEFDGWLVQDGDAFVRFTNPKDAPQPVVPVVKPFDQGQHSPYSVHVRDWPTTLVLKSGRAVSPTNYQIAGPRSTRVKAEALAPVVDAPKGAIPDAEFLQPGDTSGWVPLGNVLDSLNSSQWVPVVNAKGKSDEVYLRLEFGTPDGKGGIKVVKNITVKGPAQNLSPACFDVPGCVNPNPDLAAALINNYWLPQIRTQKEVLDWLNTEVAKFPKLGAAPKRLPIYGIMGFGGAHAAFPEAKQLGLALGDNTTFNATGKKRELVAHWGDPSLEWITKQEKSRKGGFDDLGIVSYGDEIHLPALPLTDDEFAKWLKDTGVTVEGAVKYTTDTTHPLYYYSQIAAKEKGAARYAAGTAYYKSKGVLTGANYSPHANYLVTELDYIRPFKLKAMSMPWTEDYAWQIAEFSPQIVGYLVSGLRAGAKYDDLPIHMYVMPHSPGQVPNEFRLSYYASLAHGAKMINYFCATPSAVGATENYVDSYDLPMWKQIYTCTREAGIFEDYVVDGKVRPAKVGLLLSSTDEVITRVNNFSLALHNNERKALYYALRHAQVPVDFLSEDDVIEGRARGYSLIYVTQQYVHSKCLDALQKWCEAGGTAVAMVGGGFQNEFQKENPAAAKFYGASAGKIVADPNLVSKYLTRENVPFLSKHDLPRYEPMDAVQWCLRGLPKKEPDPNPVPEHIFNVPVIAWKQALAPTDGTVIGKFKDGAPAVVSKPHGRGRAVLFGFLPGQAYLKSGLPVRPVDRGASAESYAHYLPTSMNLVLLSRLTDDFLGRDVREAKPVVTTDGLVETTCIDTPAKDGKPARLAVPLVNWSGAELTSLTITVRGVDAASKVRSVERGELKFTQLKGGIQITMPLNVADMLLIDK, encoded by the coding sequence ATGAGCCGCCGCGTTCTGATCGTTCTTGCCGCGTTCGTTACACTGGTCGCCCCCGCGACCGCCGGCGCCCAGGACAAGAAGCCGGTGCGGCTGTTCGCGGAGGCGGAAGACTTTACTGTCACGTCGCCGGGCTGGACGGTGATGCCGTATCGCGACAATTACTACGCCGGTACGTTTGCGGTGACCTTCCTGTCGCGGATGGGCTGTCTCAGTGCCCCGGACGAGATCGATGCGGGCAAGAAGGCCGTCGCCGAGCAAACGATCACCATCCCCTACGATGACACGTTCGAACTCCTGGTTCGATACGAACAGCCGTTTCAGTTCGCCGCCGAGTTCACAGTGGAGGTGGAACAGGGCGGGAAGGTGGTCGCGCGTTTCCCCTGCGGGCGATTGACCGATCCCAAAATCTGGGGGCTGAACGGCCACAAGCGCGTGCCGATGCACCGGTTCGAGTGGAGCGGCACCGATAACATCGTGTGGCAGCAACCGGGTCACGTGAAGCTCGCCGGAGGGGCCGCGAAGTTGCGGCTGATCGCGACCGAGCAGAAGGACGGCGACAAGCCGCGCGAGAACATCGCGAAGCGGAACGTCGATGTCATCTGCCTGACCAACGACAAGGCCGGCATCGAGGCCCAGAAGAAGACCAACTACCTCGAATTCGACGGCTGGCTGGTGCAGGACGGCGACGCGTTCGTCCGCTTCACCAACCCGAAGGACGCCCCCCAACCGGTCGTGCCCGTGGTCAAGCCGTTCGACCAGGGGCAGCACTCGCCGTACTCCGTTCACGTCCGCGACTGGCCGACCACGCTGGTACTCAAGAGCGGCCGGGCGGTCTCGCCCACCAACTACCAGATCGCCGGCCCGCGTTCGACCAGGGTGAAGGCGGAGGCGCTCGCGCCGGTCGTGGACGCGCCGAAAGGCGCGATCCCGGACGCCGAATTTCTTCAACCCGGCGACACCTCCGGCTGGGTGCCGCTCGGCAACGTCCTCGATTCGCTCAACAGCTCGCAGTGGGTCCCGGTGGTGAACGCCAAGGGCAAGTCGGACGAGGTCTATCTCCGGTTGGAGTTCGGCACCCCGGACGGCAAGGGCGGCATCAAGGTGGTGAAGAACATCACCGTGAAGGGACCGGCGCAGAACCTCTCGCCGGCGTGCTTCGACGTTCCGGGGTGCGTGAACCCGAACCCGGACCTCGCCGCGGCGCTCATCAATAACTACTGGCTGCCGCAGATCCGCACGCAGAAGGAAGTGCTCGACTGGCTGAACACCGAGGTCGCCAAGTTCCCGAAACTCGGCGCGGCGCCCAAGCGACTGCCGATCTACGGCATCATGGGCTTCGGCGGCGCGCACGCCGCGTTCCCCGAGGCGAAGCAACTCGGGCTCGCGCTCGGTGACAACACCACGTTCAACGCCACCGGCAAGAAGCGCGAACTGGTCGCGCACTGGGGCGACCCGTCCCTCGAATGGATCACCAAGCAGGAAAAGAGCCGCAAGGGTGGGTTCGACGACCTCGGCATCGTCAGCTACGGCGACGAGATCCACCTGCCCGCGCTCCCGCTCACGGACGACGAATTCGCGAAGTGGCTCAAGGACACGGGCGTGACGGTCGAAGGCGCGGTGAAGTACACCACGGACACGACGCACCCGCTGTACTACTACTCGCAGATCGCGGCCAAGGAAAAGGGCGCGGCCAGGTACGCCGCCGGCACCGCCTACTACAAGTCGAAGGGCGTGCTGACGGGCGCCAACTACTCGCCGCACGCGAACTACCTCGTCACCGAACTCGATTACATCCGCCCGTTCAAGCTCAAAGCGATGTCGATGCCCTGGACCGAGGATTACGCCTGGCAGATCGCCGAATTCAGCCCGCAGATCGTTGGCTATCTGGTCAGCGGGCTCCGGGCCGGCGCCAAGTACGACGACCTGCCGATTCACATGTACGTGATGCCGCACTCGCCCGGCCAAGTGCCGAACGAGTTCCGGCTGAGCTACTACGCGAGCCTCGCGCACGGCGCGAAGATGATCAACTACTTCTGCGCCACGCCGTCCGCGGTGGGGGCCACCGAGAACTACGTCGATAGCTACGACCTCCCGATGTGGAAGCAGATTTATACATGCACGCGCGAGGCCGGAATATTTGAAGACTACGTTGTCGATGGCAAAGTGCGCCCGGCGAAGGTCGGTCTGTTGCTCTCCAGTACCGACGAGGTGATTACCCGCGTCAACAACTTCTCGCTCGCGCTGCACAACAACGAGCGCAAGGCGCTGTATTACGCCCTGCGGCACGCACAGGTTCCGGTCGATTTCCTGTCCGAAGACGACGTTATTGAGGGCCGGGCCAGGGGCTACAGTCTCATCTACGTCACGCAGCAATACGTTCACTCCAAGTGCCTGGACGCCCTCCAGAAGTGGTGCGAGGCCGGCGGCACGGCGGTCGCAATGGTCGGCGGCGGGTTCCAGAACGAGTTTCAGAAGGAGAACCCGGCGGCGGCCAAGTTCTACGGCGCGAGCGCGGGCAAGATCGTCGCCGACCCGAACCTCGTGTCGAAGTACCTGACGCGGGAGAACGTGCCGTTCCTCTCGAAGCACGACCTGCCGCGGTACGAGCCGATGGACGCGGTGCAGTGGTGCCTCCGCGGGCTGCCCAAGAAGGAGCCGGACCCGAACCCGGTCCCCGAACACATCTTCAACGTGCCGGTGATCGCGTGGAAGCAGGCGCTCGCCCCGACCGACGGCACCGTGATCGGCAAGTTCAAGGACGGTGCGCCCGCGGTGGTTTCGAAACCGCACGGCCGGGGCCGTGCGGTCCTGTTCGGCTTCCTGCCGGGTCAGGCGTACCTCAAGAGCGGGCTGCCGGTGCGCCCGGTCGATCGCGGCGCGAGCGCCGAGAGCTACGCCCACTACCTGCCGACCAGCATGAACCTCGTTCTGCTGAGCCGCCTCACGGACGACTTCCTCGGCCGCGACGTCCGCGAGGCCAAGCCGGTCGTCACGACCGACGGCCTCGTCGAAACGACGTGCATCGACACGCCGGCAAAGGACGGCAAGCCGGCGAGGCTCGCGGTCCCGCTCGTCAACTGGAGCGGCGCCGAACTCACCTCGCTCACGATCACCGTTCGCGGGGTGGACGCGGCGAGCAAAGTGCGCAGCGTCGAGCGGGGCGAGCTGAAGTTCACGCAACTGAAGGGCGGCATCCAGATCACCATGCCGCTGAACGTCGCGGACATGCTGCTGATCGACAAGTGA
- a CDS encoding NHL repeat-containing protein yields the protein MRHTIPLIALTLFASPALAQPKAPFPYAWGTAYHILPGTHTDESGYFSLCEGKNGKIYIGTAAYGLNAYLIEFDPKTNKQRIVVDVNKVCDLITPSTPTYAAQSKVHTRNYVAPSGKIYVGSKQGYRRGKDDTADYPGGYVVAYDPETDKSENLGMPLRGEGVNDVTADEKAGLVYVVTCEDHHWMILDLKTKKYREPDPALRVTPYAQTLLDAKGRAVVVTRDFKLARFDPATNKLEVGELASSGKAVGAADDKLGPACWAATADAKTAYLVRMSDPTLFRIDLTADGPKVPVAVLGKLIGGKNHDTRGSLIVGTSGRVHALYRVDNDTKFGTGYLHHLVTYDPKTEKAIDHGVLAVKNPDWFDFGPGKGGNPKPWAHGFHKLPDGTYTPLHAHMALIQAKDGTFYATIIYPFTLLKLEPHPAPK from the coding sequence ATGCGACACACGATCCCACTCATTGCGCTCACACTGTTCGCGTCTCCGGCCCTCGCGCAGCCGAAGGCCCCCTTCCCTTATGCGTGGGGCACGGCGTACCACATCTTGCCCGGCACGCACACGGACGAATCCGGGTACTTCTCCCTCTGCGAAGGCAAGAACGGGAAGATCTACATCGGCACCGCGGCCTATGGGCTTAACGCTTACCTGATCGAGTTCGATCCGAAGACGAACAAGCAGCGAATCGTTGTTGATGTGAACAAGGTGTGCGACCTCATTACACCCTCAACGCCCACGTATGCGGCGCAGTCGAAGGTCCACACGCGAAACTACGTCGCCCCGTCTGGCAAAATCTATGTGGGCAGCAAGCAGGGGTACCGGCGCGGAAAGGACGACACCGCCGACTACCCCGGCGGTTATGTGGTCGCGTACGATCCCGAAACCGACAAGAGCGAAAATCTCGGTATGCCGCTCCGGGGCGAAGGCGTCAACGACGTGACCGCAGACGAGAAGGCCGGGCTGGTCTACGTCGTGACGTGCGAGGACCACCACTGGATGATCCTCGACCTCAAGACGAAGAAGTACCGCGAACCGGACCCGGCCCTCCGGGTCACGCCCTACGCCCAGACGCTGCTGGACGCGAAGGGGCGCGCGGTCGTCGTCACACGCGACTTCAAACTCGCGCGGTTCGATCCGGCGACGAACAAATTGGAGGTGGGGGAGCTCGCGTCCAGCGGCAAAGCCGTCGGCGCGGCGGACGACAAACTCGGCCCGGCGTGTTGGGCGGCGACGGCGGATGCGAAAACGGCGTACCTCGTGAGGATGTCGGACCCGACGCTGTTCCGCATCGACCTGACCGCCGACGGCCCGAAGGTGCCCGTCGCCGTTCTCGGCAAACTGATTGGCGGCAAGAACCACGACACGCGCGGGTCGCTCATCGTCGGCACGAGCGGCCGGGTTCACGCGCTGTACCGCGTCGATAACGACACGAAGTTCGGCACCGGCTACCTGCACCACCTCGTCACTTACGACCCGAAAACAGAGAAGGCGATCGATCACGGTGTGCTCGCGGTGAAGAACCCCGACTGGTTCGATTTCGGCCCCGGCAAGGGCGGCAACCCGAAACCGTGGGCGCACGGGTTCCACAAGCTACCGGACGGCACGTACACGCCCCTGCACGCGCACATGGCGCTGATTCAGGCGAAGGACGGCACGTTCTACGCCACGATCATTTACCCCTTCACGCTCTTGAAACTGGAACCGCACCCGGCCCCGAAATGA
- a CDS encoding serine hydrolase — MTASRRLSVLVLFALAPPALAQPSVPPAEPYKAAAAELEKLITHEVDDKKLPALSVALVDDQKVVWAAGFGFQDRDRKIPATAETVYRVGSVSKLFTDVAVMQLVEEGKIALDAPVAAYIPDFKPSYKEGERPITLRMLMSHRSGLIREPPVGNYFDPSEPGLAKTVASLNGIGLIYPPESRIKYSNAAIGVVGYALEKSQQEQFEKYVQRRVLDVLGMKSSSFLPKSSLKPRLADAVMWTYHGREFPAPAFELGEAPAGCMYSTVLDLAKFQSCLFAGGKLGDKPFIKPETLAEMFRPQFAAKGTTAGFGLGFMVGEFEGKPRVSHGGAIYGFATTFVALPGEKLGAIVVASRDVSNAVTGRIADDALRLMLAARAGAPLPKIEASEPFTPEEARGLAGRYRAGDRWGDLFETGGKAFFVSDRGGAIVQLRKFGGGLIADDVQAWGTKYGRADGKITIGQLVFEKEKPALDPPPAPPAAFAGLIGEYGYDHLPLSIYEREGKLHALIELTEIDPLTQESDDVYAFPADRGMYHGEKLIFTRDKTGRATKVTAASVVFERRKIDGENGETFKIKPVKPLDEIRKAALAAKPPVETGEFRAPDLVDLATLDGVKFDIRYATENNFLSTPFYTSAKAFMQKPAAEALARVHTKLKAQGYGLLVFDAYRPWQVTKMFWDATPEKFHGFVADPSKGSRHNRGCAVDLTLYDLKTGKPVEMVSGYDEFSDRAFPDYTGGTSRQRWHRDRLRAAMHAEGFSVYEEEWWHFDYKDWKKYPILNKTFEELK, encoded by the coding sequence TTGACCGCGTCACGTCGCCTGTCCGTACTTGTGCTGTTCGCGCTCGCACCGCCGGCGCTCGCACAACCATCCGTTCCCCCCGCCGAGCCGTACAAGGCGGCCGCGGCCGAGCTGGAAAAGCTCATCACGCACGAGGTGGACGATAAGAAGCTCCCGGCCCTCTCGGTCGCGCTCGTGGACGATCAGAAGGTGGTGTGGGCGGCCGGCTTCGGCTTCCAGGACCGCGACCGAAAGATCCCCGCGACCGCGGAGACCGTTTACCGCGTCGGGTCGGTGTCGAAGCTGTTCACGGACGTCGCGGTGATGCAGTTGGTGGAAGAGGGGAAGATCGCCCTCGACGCCCCGGTGGCGGCGTACATCCCGGACTTCAAGCCCTCCTACAAGGAGGGCGAGAGGCCGATCACGCTGCGGATGCTGATGTCGCACCGGTCGGGCCTGATCCGCGAGCCACCGGTCGGCAACTACTTCGACCCCTCCGAGCCGGGCCTCGCGAAGACCGTCGCGAGCCTCAACGGCATCGGCCTCATCTACCCGCCGGAGTCGCGCATCAAGTATTCCAACGCCGCCATTGGCGTAGTGGGCTACGCGCTGGAGAAGTCGCAGCAGGAGCAGTTCGAAAAGTACGTCCAGCGGCGGGTGCTCGACGTACTCGGGATGAAGTCGAGTTCGTTCCTCCCGAAGTCCTCGTTGAAGCCCAGGCTCGCGGACGCCGTGATGTGGACGTACCACGGCCGCGAGTTCCCCGCCCCGGCGTTCGAACTCGGCGAAGCGCCCGCCGGGTGCATGTACTCCACGGTCCTCGACCTCGCGAAGTTCCAGTCGTGCCTGTTCGCCGGCGGCAAGCTCGGCGACAAGCCGTTCATCAAACCCGAAACGCTGGCCGAGATGTTCCGCCCGCAGTTCGCGGCGAAGGGCACAACGGCCGGGTTCGGCCTCGGCTTCATGGTCGGCGAGTTCGAGGGCAAGCCGCGCGTCAGCCACGGCGGCGCGATCTATGGCTTCGCGACCACGTTCGTCGCCCTGCCGGGCGAGAAGCTCGGCGCGATCGTGGTGGCGTCGCGCGACGTGTCGAACGCCGTCACCGGCCGCATCGCCGACGACGCGCTGCGGCTCATGCTCGCGGCGCGGGCGGGCGCGCCGCTGCCGAAAATTGAGGCGAGCGAACCGTTCACGCCGGAGGAGGCCCGCGGGCTCGCCGGCCGCTACCGCGCGGGCGACCGGTGGGGCGACCTCTTCGAGACCGGCGGCAAGGCGTTCTTCGTGTCCGACCGCGGCGGGGCGATCGTCCAGCTCCGCAAGTTCGGCGGCGGCCTCATCGCCGACGACGTGCAGGCGTGGGGCACCAAGTACGGCCGCGCGGACGGCAAAATCACCATCGGCCAACTCGTGTTCGAGAAGGAGAAGCCCGCGCTCGACCCGCCGCCGGCCCCGCCCGCTGCGTTCGCGGGTCTGATTGGGGAATACGGCTACGACCACCTGCCGCTCTCCATCTACGAGCGCGAGGGCAAGCTGCACGCGCTCATCGAGCTGACCGAAATCGACCCGCTGACACAGGAATCGGACGACGTTTACGCGTTCCCGGCGGACCGCGGCATGTACCACGGCGAGAAGCTGATCTTCACCCGCGACAAGACCGGGCGTGCTACGAAAGTGACGGCCGCGAGCGTCGTCTTCGAGCGCCGCAAGATCGACGGCGAGAACGGCGAGACGTTCAAGATCAAACCCGTCAAGCCGCTGGACGAGATCCGCAAGGCCGCGCTGGCCGCGAAGCCGCCGGTCGAGACCGGCGAGTTCCGGGCGCCCGATCTGGTCGATCTCGCGACCCTCGACGGGGTGAAGTTCGACATCCGTTACGCCACCGAGAACAACTTCCTCAGCACGCCGTTTTACACGTCCGCCAAAGCCTTCATGCAGAAGCCGGCGGCGGAGGCGCTCGCCCGGGTTCACACGAAGTTGAAGGCGCAGGGGTACGGGCTGCTCGTGTTCGACGCGTACCGGCCGTGGCAGGTCACGAAGATGTTCTGGGACGCGACGCCGGAGAAGTTCCACGGCTTCGTGGCCGACCCGTCGAAGGGCTCGCGGCACAACCGGGGCTGCGCGGTCGATCTCACGCTCTACGACCTGAAGACCGGCAAGCCGGTGGAGATGGTCAGCGGGTACGACGAGTTCTCGGACCGCGCCTTCCCGGACTACACGGGCGGCACCTCGCGCCAGCGCTGGCACCGCGACCGGCTCCGCGCCGCGATGCACGCCGAAGGGTTCAGCGTGTACGAGGAGGAGTGGTGGCACTTCGACTACAAGGACTGGAAGAAGTACCCCATCCTGAACAAGACGTTTGAGGAACTGAAGTAG
- a CDS encoding S1 family peptidase, translated as MTRVPLLALAVLALGFVATAPADPPRPGAPAVAPAPAGAEPKYINDDEMYEQFFDKLEELAKEKKPLAHVDLIAKLQPRPAGVTPAKPAAKALSPEEVYRAAVASVFVVGSVHPDKDGNWQTGTYATAWVVAADGVLVTNWHVFEDLKNGEVFGAADRNGTAYPLTDFLGGDKTADVAVFRIAAKGLTPLPVAPGHAEIGSWVGLISHPGDLFYVYTQGAVTRYSTNKNEDDKVEKWMGVTAEFASGSSGSPLLNKYGAVVGMAALTLSLDANDDPKKPVRRTRPLAPRRPSRGDDKKNEKPKGKAPEVPGDKPKVKDPEKPDMKPEIGKGSPQQMVVKMAVPGPIVLKWIGK; from the coding sequence ATGACCCGCGTTCCCCTTCTCGCCCTCGCCGTGTTGGCGCTCGGCTTCGTCGCCACCGCGCCGGCGGACCCGCCGCGGCCGGGCGCGCCGGCGGTCGCACCGGCCCCCGCGGGCGCGGAGCCGAAGTACATCAACGACGACGAGATGTACGAGCAGTTCTTCGACAAGCTCGAAGAGCTGGCGAAGGAGAAGAAGCCGCTGGCGCACGTGGACCTCATCGCCAAGCTCCAGCCCCGCCCCGCGGGCGTCACGCCGGCGAAACCGGCCGCCAAGGCGCTTTCGCCCGAAGAGGTGTACAGGGCCGCGGTGGCGAGCGTGTTCGTCGTCGGCAGCGTGCACCCCGATAAGGACGGCAACTGGCAGACCGGCACCTACGCGACCGCCTGGGTCGTCGCCGCGGACGGCGTCCTCGTCACCAACTGGCACGTGTTCGAGGACCTGAAGAACGGCGAGGTGTTCGGCGCCGCCGACCGCAACGGCACCGCGTACCCCCTCACCGACTTCCTGGGCGGCGACAAGACCGCGGACGTCGCCGTGTTCCGCATCGCCGCAAAGGGCCTCACGCCGCTCCCGGTCGCGCCGGGCCACGCGGAAATCGGTTCGTGGGTCGGGCTCATCAGCCACCCCGGCGACCTGTTCTACGTGTACACGCAGGGCGCCGTGACCCGGTACAGCACGAACAAGAACGAGGACGACAAGGTCGAGAAGTGGATGGGCGTCACCGCCGAGTTCGCGAGCGGGTCCAGCGGGTCGCCGCTGCTCAACAAGTACGGCGCGGTGGTCGGTATGGCGGCCCTGACGCTGAGCCTCGACGCGAACGACGACCCGAAAAAGCCGGTCCGCCGCACGCGCCCGCTCGCCCCCCGGCGCCCGTCGCGCGGCGACGATAAGAAGAACGAAAAGCCGAAGGGCAAGGCCCCCGAAGTGCCCGGTGACAAGCCGAAGGTCAAGGACCCCGAAAAACCCGACATGAAGCCCGAGATCGGAAAAGGTTCACCACAACAGATGGTGGTGAAGATGGCCGTGCCCGGCCCGATCGTACTCAAATGGATCGGGAAGTGA
- a CDS encoding amidohydrolase: MRLFSLLAVLALPAVAGAQKDAVIKSAAAHADANWGTALKIWTWAEPGYQEKKSADALAEVAERAGFQVKRGVAKIPTAFTAEFGSGTPVIGILGEFDALPELSQEAVPFRQPRKDANSYGHACGHHLFGTASLSASIAIAEQIRAGKLKGTVRYYMCPAEEGGAAKVFMTRAGLFDDCDTVLHWHPGARNSAGDASCLARVAVKFRFHGTAAHAAGAPDKGRSALDALVLTMHGVELLREHTPDGTRLHHTVTSGGGAPNVVPEFAEGFFYVRHPKADVVQKLYPRLLKCAQAGALATETKLEVVYLGGTMEILPNDTLARVAKKNLTALNDLKYDETETRFALRLRETFGEKAPPLEEVQQVFDVSGKSSGGSTDVGDVSWVVPVVGFGTACWVPGTPGHSWQAVACGGTTIAKKGMNLAARTLAATAYDLFTDADLRAAARGELTKRLDGRKYTAMLEKDQPPPLDYRDPPKRGSKE, translated from the coding sequence ATGCGATTGTTTTCGCTTCTCGCCGTTCTCGCCCTGCCCGCCGTCGCCGGCGCGCAAAAGGACGCCGTCATCAAGTCCGCCGCCGCGCACGCGGACGCGAACTGGGGAACGGCCCTCAAGATCTGGACCTGGGCCGAACCGGGGTACCAGGAGAAGAAGTCGGCGGACGCGCTCGCGGAGGTCGCGGAGCGGGCCGGCTTCCAGGTGAAGCGCGGCGTGGCGAAGATCCCCACGGCGTTCACCGCGGAGTTCGGCTCCGGCACACCGGTGATCGGCATCCTGGGCGAGTTCGACGCGCTGCCCGAGCTGTCCCAGGAGGCGGTACCGTTCCGGCAGCCGCGCAAGGACGCGAACAGCTACGGGCACGCGTGCGGGCACCACCTGTTCGGGACCGCGTCGCTCTCGGCAAGCATCGCCATCGCGGAACAGATCCGGGCCGGGAAGCTGAAGGGCACCGTCCGGTATTACATGTGCCCGGCGGAGGAGGGCGGCGCCGCGAAGGTGTTCATGACGCGGGCCGGCCTGTTCGACGACTGCGACACCGTCCTCCACTGGCACCCCGGCGCGCGGAACAGTGCCGGGGACGCGAGCTGCCTCGCGCGGGTGGCGGTCAAGTTCCGGTTCCACGGCACCGCCGCGCACGCGGCCGGCGCGCCGGACAAGGGGCGCAGCGCGCTGGACGCGCTCGTGCTCACCATGCACGGGGTCGAACTGCTCCGCGAACACACGCCCGACGGCACGCGGCTGCACCACACGGTCACGAGCGGGGGCGGCGCCCCGAACGTGGTGCCGGAGTTCGCGGAGGGGTTCTTCTACGTCCGGCACCCGAAGGCGGACGTGGTCCAGAAGCTGTACCCGCGGCTCCTGAAATGCGCGCAGGCCGGGGCGCTGGCCACCGAGACCAAGCTCGAAGTCGTGTACCTGGGCGGGACGATGGAGATCCTGCCCAACGACACGCTCGCCCGGGTCGCCAAGAAGAACCTCACGGCGCTCAACGATCTGAAGTACGACGAGACCGAAACCCGGTTCGCGCTGCGGCTGCGCGAGACGTTCGGGGAAAAAGCGCCGCCCCTCGAGGAGGTCCAGCAGGTGTTCGACGTGTCGGGGAAATCGAGCGGGGGCAGCACGGACGTGGGGGACGTGTCGTGGGTGGTGCCGGTGGTGGGGTTCGGCACCGCGTGCTGGGTACCGGGCACGCCGGGGCACTCGTGGCAGGCGGTCGCGTGCGGCGGAACGACCATCGCCAAGAAGGGCATGAACCTCGCCGCCCGCACGCTCGCGGCGACCGCCTACGACCTGTTCACCGACGCCGACCTGCGCGCCGCGGCGAGGGGCGAACTCACCAAGCGCCTCGACGGGCGGAAGTACACGGCGATGCTCGAAAAGGACCAGCCGCCGCCGCTGGACTACCGCGACCCGCCCAAGCGCGGGAGCAAAGAGTAA
- a CDS encoding DUF2721 domain-containing protein yields MTAIDFLGAGQILGAMITPALLISAGGTLALSTANRLGRVVDRVRALADMAEALPDGAATPEVLEKRALIADQIGWHTQRLQLLQHTLVTIYTAIGLLVGASLTVGLSASTDWALGWIPVAFGLSGAFSLLIAAARLIRESRLAVRGSLYEIDHLRKVVARKTTHPPAPDEKPEGGQGEQ; encoded by the coding sequence ATGACGGCCATCGACTTCCTGGGCGCCGGGCAGATCCTCGGCGCGATGATTACGCCCGCGCTCCTCATTAGCGCGGGCGGCACCTTGGCCCTGTCCACCGCGAACCGTTTGGGGCGGGTGGTGGACCGCGTCCGCGCGCTGGCGGACATGGCGGAGGCGCTGCCGGACGGCGCGGCCACGCCGGAGGTCCTCGAGAAGCGCGCCCTGATCGCCGATCAGATCGGCTGGCACACGCAGCGGCTCCAGTTGCTCCAGCACACGCTCGTCACCATCTACACGGCCATCGGCCTCCTGGTCGGCGCGAGCCTGACGGTCGGCCTGTCGGCCTCGACGGACTGGGCCTTGGGATGGATCCCGGTGGCGTTCGGGCTGTCGGGGGCGTTCTCACTATTGATCGCGGCCGCGCGCCTGATCCGCGAGTCCCGGCTCGCGGTCCGCGGGTCGCTGTACGAGATCGATCACCTGCGGAAGGTGGTCGCGCGGAAGACGACGCACCCGCCGGCGCCCGACGAGAAGCCCGAGGGTGGTCAGGGGGAGCAGTAG